From Streptosporangium album, the proteins below share one genomic window:
- a CDS encoding TetR/AcrR family transcriptional regulator, with amino-acid sequence MARPRTFDEERVLDTAMRVFWANGYEATTTRDLCEAVGLDRSSVYNAFTSKHELFKRALIRYIDTMTTAQREILEDQGRPAVERIRALFAKIVNDESENRRNGRGFGCLTVNTTVELAGRDAEIARLLDRDTTRRLESFRTAIEAGQRDGDIASTRDPDALARFANAVIAGIRVAAQGGADRAALESIAGTALDTLTH; translated from the coding sequence ATGGCTAGACCGAGGACATTCGACGAGGAACGGGTCCTGGACACGGCGATGCGCGTCTTCTGGGCCAACGGCTACGAGGCCACCACGACCCGGGATCTGTGCGAGGCCGTCGGCCTGGACCGCAGCAGCGTCTACAACGCCTTCACCAGTAAGCACGAGCTGTTCAAACGTGCGCTGATCCGTTACATCGACACCATGACCACCGCCCAGCGGGAGATCCTGGAGGACCAGGGCCGGCCGGCCGTCGAGCGGATCCGCGCACTGTTCGCCAAGATCGTCAATGATGAGTCCGAGAATCGGCGGAACGGCCGCGGCTTCGGCTGCCTGACCGTCAACACCACGGTGGAGCTCGCCGGGCGCGACGCGGAGATCGCCCGGCTGCTGGATCGCGACACGACCAGGCGACTGGAATCCTTCCGGACCGCCATCGAGGCAGGGCAACGCGACGGCGACATCGCCTCCACGCGGGACCCGGACGCACTCGCCCGGTTCGCCAACGCCGTGATCGCCGGAATCCGGGTGGCCGCCCAGGGCGGCGCGGACCGCGCCGCCCTGGAATCCATCGCGGGAACGGCGTTGGACACCCTGACCCACTGA
- a CDS encoding mycothiol-dependent nitroreductase Rv2466c family protein: MTERTPVDLWFDPFCPWAWMTSRWLLEVEKVRPIEPRWHIMSLNVLNEGKDVPESYREMIGKAIGPVRVVAAVQQKYDSATVGRLYTELGTRFHNQGRLKQLDTLRETIEEALEAAGLDRGFADAMDSEEFDEALRASHNDGIDRVGQEVGTPVIAVEDVAFFGPVVSPAPKGEEAGRLWDGVRLVAGTDGFFEIKRSRTRGPIFD; the protein is encoded by the coding sequence ATGACTGAGCGCACCCCGGTCGACCTCTGGTTCGACCCCTTCTGCCCGTGGGCGTGGATGACCTCCCGCTGGCTGCTGGAAGTGGAGAAGGTGCGGCCGATCGAGCCGCGCTGGCACATCATGAGCCTCAACGTGCTCAACGAGGGCAAGGACGTGCCCGAGAGCTACCGCGAGATGATCGGCAAGGCCATCGGCCCGGTCCGTGTGGTCGCCGCGGTGCAGCAGAAGTACGACTCCGCGACCGTCGGCCGGCTCTACACCGAGCTCGGCACCCGCTTCCACAACCAGGGCCGGCTCAAGCAGCTCGACACGCTCCGCGAGACCATCGAGGAGGCGCTGGAGGCGGCCGGGCTCGACCGTGGGTTCGCCGACGCGATGGACTCCGAGGAGTTCGACGAGGCCCTGCGCGCCTCGCACAACGACGGCATCGACCGGGTCGGCCAGGAGGTCGGCACCCCGGTGATCGCGGTCGAGGATGTGGCGTTCTTCGGCCCGGTCGTCTCGCCGGCGCCCAAGGGCGAAGAGGCGGGCAGGCTCTGGGACGGCGTCCGCCTGGTGGCCGGCACCGACGGCTTCTTCGAGATCAAGCGCTCCCGCACCCGGGGGCCGATCTTCGACTGA
- the pepN gene encoding aminopeptidase N, producing MAGNLTRDEARARARLLSVQSYAVELDLTEGEERFESVTTVRFTSAQPGADTFIDLADAKVRKAVLNGTELDVSAYDQETGRLPLPGLAETNELRVDADCSYTRTGEGLHRFVDPVDKSVYLHSQFETADAHRMYACFDQPDLKATFELTVLAPSYWEVISNSAPDAAEDLVEHHGRHGALQAAKRWHFPATPVMSTYITALCAGPYHKVTSEHDGIPLGLYCRASLAEHLDADNLFEITRQGFDFFHKVFGVRYPFGKYDQLFVPEFNAGAMENAGCVTFLEDYVFRSRVTDAIIERRAETILHEMAHMWFGDLVTMRWWDDLWLNESFATYASVLCQAEATRWGQGAWTTFANVEKSWAYRQDQLPSTHPIAADIVDMHAVEVNFDGITYAKGASVLKQLVAYVGLDNFLAGVRDYFNEHAWGNTTLADLLAALERTSGRDLSSWSKEWLETSWVNTLRPSFTTDAEGRFLEFEVLQEAPADYPTLRSHRVAIGLYSLQGEALVRTRRVELDVVGARTAVTELVGEVQPDLILINDDDLTYAKIRLDERSLRTLVDGGIARFTESLPRALCWSAAWDMTRDAEMSTRDYVALAISGIASVKDITVAQTVLRQARLAVQQYADPAWRAQGLTLLTSSLRSLVAGAEPGSDHQLAYVNALSAAATSPEDLAFLAGLLDGSTVLDGLTVDTDLRWTLIQALVSGGVLGEGDIAEELLRDATATGERSAALSRAAIPTAEGKAKAWAAMTEGKLSGALLRSTIVGFMDPRHPDLLEPYATKYFEEIGRIWKTWTFDSAQNFATGCYPALSISPETVARTQDFISAQEPPHALRRLLLEGADGIGRALRAQAKDTSAA from the coding sequence GTGGCAGGCAATCTGACCCGTGACGAGGCCCGTGCGCGCGCGCGTCTGCTCAGTGTGCAGTCATACGCGGTGGAGCTCGACCTGACCGAGGGTGAGGAGCGTTTCGAAAGCGTCACCACGGTCCGGTTCACCAGTGCTCAGCCGGGTGCGGACACGTTCATCGACCTGGCCGACGCCAAGGTGCGCAAGGCCGTGCTGAACGGCACCGAGCTGGACGTGAGCGCCTACGACCAGGAGACGGGACGGCTACCGCTGCCGGGACTGGCCGAGACCAACGAGCTGCGCGTCGACGCCGACTGCTCCTACACCCGCACCGGCGAGGGCCTGCACCGCTTCGTCGACCCGGTCGACAAGAGCGTCTACCTGCACAGCCAGTTCGAGACGGCCGACGCCCACCGGATGTACGCCTGTTTCGACCAGCCCGATTTGAAGGCGACCTTCGAGCTGACCGTGCTCGCGCCCTCCTACTGGGAGGTCATCTCCAACTCGGCGCCCGACGCCGCCGAGGACCTGGTGGAGCACCACGGCCGTCACGGCGCTCTCCAGGCCGCCAAACGGTGGCATTTCCCCGCCACCCCGGTGATGTCCACCTACATCACCGCCCTGTGCGCCGGGCCGTACCACAAGGTGACCTCCGAGCACGACGGCATCCCGCTGGGCCTTTACTGCCGCGCCTCGCTCGCCGAGCACCTCGACGCCGACAACCTCTTCGAGATCACCCGGCAGGGCTTCGACTTCTTCCACAAGGTCTTCGGCGTCCGCTACCCGTTCGGGAAGTACGACCAGCTCTTCGTACCCGAGTTCAACGCGGGCGCGATGGAGAACGCCGGCTGCGTGACCTTCCTGGAGGACTACGTCTTCCGCTCCCGCGTCACCGACGCGATCATCGAGCGCCGCGCCGAGACGATCCTGCACGAGATGGCGCACATGTGGTTCGGCGACCTGGTCACCATGCGCTGGTGGGACGACCTGTGGCTGAACGAGTCGTTCGCCACCTACGCGTCGGTGCTCTGCCAGGCCGAGGCCACCCGCTGGGGCCAGGGCGCGTGGACGACCTTCGCCAACGTGGAGAAGTCCTGGGCCTACCGCCAGGACCAGCTGCCCTCGACCCACCCGATCGCCGCCGACATCGTCGACATGCACGCGGTCGAGGTCAACTTCGACGGCATCACCTACGCCAAGGGCGCCTCGGTGCTCAAGCAGCTCGTCGCCTACGTGGGACTGGACAACTTCCTGGCCGGTGTCCGCGACTACTTCAACGAGCACGCCTGGGGCAACACCACGCTCGCGGACCTGCTGGCCGCACTGGAGCGCACCTCGGGCCGTGACCTGTCGTCGTGGTCCAAGGAGTGGCTGGAGACCTCCTGGGTCAACACGCTGCGCCCGTCGTTCACCACCGACGCAGAAGGCCGTTTCCTCGAGTTCGAGGTGCTGCAGGAGGCCCCGGCCGACTATCCGACGCTGCGTTCGCACCGCGTCGCCATCGGCCTGTACTCCCTGCAGGGGGAAGCGCTGGTCCGCACCAGGCGGGTCGAGCTCGACGTGGTCGGCGCCCGTACGGCGGTGACCGAGCTGGTCGGCGAGGTCCAGCCCGACCTGATTCTGATCAACGACGACGACCTCACCTATGCCAAGATCCGGCTCGACGAGCGCTCGCTGCGGACGCTGGTGGACGGCGGCATCGCCCGTTTCACCGAGTCGCTGCCGCGCGCCCTGTGCTGGTCGGCCGCCTGGGACATGACCCGTGACGCAGAGATGTCCACCCGTGACTACGTCGCGCTCGCCATCTCCGGCATCGCGTCGGTCAAGGACATCACCGTCGCGCAGACGGTGCTCCGCCAGGCCCGCCTGGCCGTCCAGCAGTATGCCGACCCGGCCTGGCGCGCCCAGGGGCTGACCCTGCTGACCTCCTCCCTGCGCTCCCTGGTCGCCGGGGCCGAGCCCGGCTCCGACCACCAGCTCGCCTATGTCAACGCCCTGTCCGCCGCGGCGACCTCCCCCGAGGACCTGGCGTTCCTGGCGGGCCTGCTGGACGGCTCGACCGTGCTCGACGGCCTGACCGTGGACACCGACCTGCGCTGGACCCTCATCCAGGCCCTGGTCTCCGGCGGCGTGCTCGGTGAGGGCGACATCGCCGAGGAGCTCCTGCGCGACGCCACGGCCACCGGTGAGCGCTCCGCCGCGCTGTCGCGCGCGGCGATCCCGACGGCCGAGGGCAAGGCGAAGGCCTGGGCCGCGATGACCGAGGGCAAGCTGAGCGGCGCCCTGCTCCGATCGACCATCGTCGGGTTCATGGACCCGCGCCACCCGGATCTGCTGGAGCCGTACGCCACGAAGTACTTCGAGGAGATCGGCCGGATCTGGAAGACCTGGACCTTCGACAGCGCCCAGAACTTCGCCACCGGCTGCTACCCGGCCCTGTCCATCTCCCCGGAGACCGTCGCCAGGACCCAGGACTTCATCTCCGCCCAGGAGCCCCCGCACGCCCTCAGGCGCCTCCTGCTGGAGGGCGCCGACGGCATCGGCCGCGCCCTGCGCGCGCAGGCCAAGGACACCTCCGCGGCCTGA
- a CDS encoding MFS transporter — MPRAVYMLAVQLSRPQVRGRAIAVVMNGLMAGTLLGLPLSTLIGEHLGWRAAFWAVSALTVLAALATMIGVPRLERAEGHGGGFRQEAAGFALLAHLSGPSVVFMLGIGLVGVTMNPAMVTRVQRTGNTGPPVNTVHSSFITLGVIIGSSAGGMAIDGFGLRAPLWLGAALATLGLLTLLPELVRRSAPVPSSDGPLTDMGSVTDGKKQAA; from the coding sequence ATGCCCCGTGCTGTCTACATGCTGGCGGTTCAGCTGTCGCGTCCGCAGGTCCGCGGCCGGGCCATCGCGGTGGTCATGAACGGGTTGATGGCAGGCACCCTGCTGGGCCTGCCGCTGTCCACGCTGATCGGAGAACATCTGGGCTGGCGGGCCGCCTTCTGGGCCGTCAGCGCCCTCACCGTCCTCGCCGCGCTCGCCACGATGATCGGCGTGCCCCGGCTGGAGCGCGCCGAAGGCCACGGCGGCGGTTTCCGGCAGGAGGCCGCCGGCTTCGCCCTGCTCGCCCACCTCAGTGGCCCGTCGGTGGTGTTCATGCTGGGCATCGGCCTGGTCGGCGTCACCATGAACCCGGCGATGGTCACCCGCGTCCAGCGCACCGGCAACACCGGGCCACCGGTCAACACCGTCCACTCCTCCTTCATCACCCTGGGTGTCATCATCGGCTCCTCGGCCGGGGGGATGGCCATCGACGGCTTCGGCCTGCGGGCCCCGCTCTGGCTCGGCGCCGCCCTGGCCACGCTCGGGCTCCTCACGCTTCTCCCCGAGCTCGTCCGCCGATCCGCGCCGGTGCCGTCATCGGACGGGCCCCTCACGGACATGGGATCCGTCACGGACGGGAAGAAGCAGGCGGCCTAG